CGATGTATGGTGAAGAGGGTTTGGCAATACGGTCAGGGCTTACCGCTCGGCGGTCCACAGAGGCGTTCACGAAGGCAAGCTTGCGGTCCTGGCCGTTCTGCGCAGATCCATCATCGCCAGTGCTCGTTGCATTCGGTGGCGTGACTCGGTCGTTTTCAACCGCCGCAGCGGGCGGACGCGCTCCGCCATTGATCGCAGCGAACAAATGGCTGGTGCGGGCTGCCTCGGTCTCTTGTTCCCGGCGCTGCTGCTCCGGATCGGCGCCGATCGCCGGTGACTGGCCCTGAGCGGCAAGGATCGGCCGACCAAGATCGCCGGGGAGCGGCGGACCAAGCTGCGGGATTGGCTGGCGCGGAACGCCGGCATAGTCCTTCGGCAGCATCGTAATTCCGTCGGCAACATTGTGATGGTCGGTACTGTAAAGCTCATCGGCCGCTTGATTGCGTGGATGATTGCTCTGCAGCGACCACAGCACCGCTCCGCCGATGACAAGTAATGCAACTGCGCTCCCGCCGGCCAGGATCTTCCGCGACAATCGCGTCACGCGCGGATGCTCTGCTCTCAAGCGGAAGCTCCTGGACTGATCCTCTTGTGTCTCAGGCGGAGCGGCTTGTTCCTGATCGTTTCCATTCCGGGTGTTCATGACGACGGCCTCCCGTCGGTCCGAACAATGCGGACCTTCTGCTGGTGCTCGCCGCCAAGCCGCAGTTCCGCGGCAGCAAATAGCCGATCGACGATCAATACGTTGCCGTAAGCGCGGTAGTTGACGAGTTCAGTCTTGCCGTCTGGACCGATGGCGAAGAGCGGAGGCATCTCGCCCTGCACGATGCCTTGCGGGAATTCGACATAGACCTTGCGGCCATCGTCATATGCGGCGAGCGGCCGCCAGGGAGGACTGTCGCCTTCGATGGCATAGCGGGAGATTCGCTGCGCCGGATCCGGAAGGACGGGCTTCAGAGCAGCTGAACGCGACCGTTCGCGTACCGTCTCAGGATAGTACCAGGCAACGGATGGCATGTATGGCCGCTCGCGGGAGCGTAGCTCGATCAGGTAGGTGCGCCGGTCAGTATTGACCACCAGGTTGGTCTCGATCGAAGCTCGGGTCGGCTTGACCAGGATGTGGACACGCCGTGTGTCCCCGCTCCCGCTCTCGGTATCGCCCACGACCCAGCGTACGGTATCTCCGGCCGCGATCGGCCCTGATCCCGTCAACTGTTCTCCCTCCTCGAGCGCGATATCCGTGATCTGCCCCGGCGCGGCGTAAATCTGATAGAGCGCGCCGGGACTGTAGGCGTAGATTTGCGCCGCGTTGAAATAGCCCCGCTTGCGCGGTTCGACCCGGGCTGCGCTATTTGCTGTCTCAACCCGGCTCACGGGTTCAGCATCTTCCTTCTCTCCCGACTTGCCGCCGAGAGCGGGCTTCCAGAGGGGTGGAACGTGAAGC
The genomic region above belongs to Bradyrhizobium arachidis and contains:
- a CDS encoding TrbI/VirB10 family protein; translated protein: MNTRNGNDQEQAAPPETQEDQSRSFRLRAEHPRVTRLSRKILAGGSAVALLVIGGAVLWSLQSNHPRNQAADELYSTDHHNVADGITMLPKDYAGVPRQPIPQLGPPLPGDLGRPILAAQGQSPAIGADPEQQRREQETEAARTSHLFAAINGGARPPAAAVENDRVTPPNATSTGDDGSAQNGQDRKLAFVNASVDRRAVSPDRIAKPSSPYIVQAGTVISGALITGIRSDLPGQVTAQVMENLFDSPTGRFLLVPQGARLIGVYDSQVAFGQSRVLLVWTRLIMPNGRSIVLERQPGADAAGYAGLEDQVDNHWGELFKAAALSTFLAVGTELGAGSDTNSNDSAIIQALRHGASDSLNQTGQQVVRRSLNIQPTLTVRPGFPVRVLVNRDLILAPYGG
- the trbG gene encoding P-type conjugative transfer protein TrbG, encoding MTKTQFDVNSKRSKLNSAWTVFVNSKRAVLSAILLCPSALGGCATYIPPEISYDTEVPPLSATPVAVNDRSRSLHVPPLWKPALGGKSGEKEDAEPVSRVETANSAARVEPRKRGYFNAAQIYAYSPGALYQIYAAPGQITDIALEEGEQLTGSGPIAAGDTVRWVVGDTESGSGDTRRVHILVKPTRASIETNLVVNTDRRTYLIELRSRERPYMPSVAWYYPETVRERSRSAALKPVLPDPAQRISRYAIEGDSPPWRPLAAYDDGRKVYVEFPQGIVQGEMPPLFAIGPDGKTELVNYRAYGNVLIVDRLFAAAELRLGGEHQQKVRIVRTDGRPSS